A window from Nycticebus coucang isolate mNycCou1 chromosome X, mNycCou1.pri, whole genome shotgun sequence encodes these proteins:
- the LOC128577979 gene encoding vacuolar protein sorting-associated protein 35-like — MPTTQQSPQDEQEKLLDEAIQAVKVQSFQMKRCLDKNKLMDALKHASNMLGELRTSMLSPKSYYELYMAISDELHYLEVYLTDEFAKGRKVADLYELVQYAGNIIPRLYLLITVGVVYVKSFPQSRKDILKDLVEMCRGVQHPLRGLFLRNYLLQCTRNILPDEGEPTDEETTGDISDSMDFVLLNFAEMNKLWVRMQHQGHSRDREKRERERQELRILVGTNLVRLSQLEGVNVERYKQIVLTGILEQVVNCRDALAQEYLMECIIQVFPDEFHLQTLNPFLRACAELHQNVNVKNIIIALIDRLALFAHREDGPGIPADIKLFDIFSQQVATVIQSRQDMPSEDVVSLQVSLINLAMKCYPDRVDYVDKVLETTVEIFNKLNLEHIATSSAVSKELTRLLKIPVDTYNNILTVLKLKHFHPLFEYFDYESRKSMSCYVLSNVLDYNTEIVSQDQVDSIMNLVSTLIQDQPDQPVEDPDPEDFADEQSLVGRFIHLLRSEDPDQQYLILNTARKHFGAGGNQRIRFTLPPLVFAAYQLAFRYKENSKMDDKWEKKCQKIFSFAHQTISALIKAELAELPLRLFLQGALAAGEIGFENHETVAYEFMSQAFSLYEDEISDSKAQLAAITLIIGTFERMKCFSEENHEPLRTQCALAASKLLKKPDQGRAVSTCAHLFWSGRNTDKNGEELHGGKRVMECLKKALKIANQCMDPSLQVQLFIEILNRYIYFYEKENDAVTIQVLNQLIQKIREDLTNLESSEETEQINKHFHNTLEHLRLRRESPESEGPIYEGLIL; from the coding sequence ATGCCTACAACACAGCAGTCACCTCAGGATGAGCAGGAAAAGCTCTTGGATGAAGCTATCCAGGCTGTGAAGGTCCAGTCATTCCAGATGAAGAGATGCTTGGATAAAAACAAGCTCATGGATGCTCTGAAACATGCTTCTAATATGCTTGGTGAACTCCGGACCTCCATGTTATCACCAAAGAGCTATTATGAACTTTATATGGCTATTTCTGATGAGCTGCACTACTTAGAGGTCTACTTGACAGATGAATTTGCCAAAGGAAGAAAAGTGGCAGATCTCTATGAACTTGTACAGTATGCTGGAAACATTATCCCAAGGCTTTATCTATTGATCACCGTTGGAGTTGTATATGTCAAGTCATTTCCTCAGTCCAGGAAAGATATATTGAAGGATTTGGTAGAAATGTGCCGTGGTGTGCAGCATCCCTTGAGGGGCCTGTTTCTTCGGAATTATCTTCTTCAGTGTACCAGAAATATCTTACCTGATGAAGGAGAGccaacagatgaagaaacaactGGTGATATAAGTGATTCCATGGATTTTGTACTACTGAACTTTGCAGAAATGAACAAGCTCTGGGTGCGAATGCAGCATCAGGGACATAGCCGAGATAGAGAAAAACGAGAACGAGAAAGACAAGAGCTGAGAATTCTCGTGGGAACAAATTTGGTGCGCCTCAGTCAGTTGGAAGGCGTAAATGTAGAACGTTACAAACAGATTGTTTTGACTGGCATCTTGGAGCAAGTTGTGAATTGTAGAGATGCTCTGGCTCAGGAGTATCTCATGGAATGTATTATTCAGGTTTTCCCTGATGAATTCCACCTCCAGACTTTGAATCCTTTTCTTCGGGCCTGTGCTGAGTTACACCAAAATGTAAACGTGAAAAACATAATCATTGCTTTAATTGATAGATTAGCTTTATTTGCTCACCGTGAAGATGGACCTGGAATCCCAGCAGATATTAAactttttgacatattttcacaGCAGGTGGCTACAGTGATACAGTCTAGACAAGACATGCCTTCAGAGGATGTTGTATCTTTACAAGTCTCTCTCATTAATCTTGCCATGAAATGTTACCCTGATCGTGTGGACTATGTTGATAAAGTTCTAGAAACAACAGTGGAGATATTCAATAAGCTCAACCTTGAACATATTGCTACCAGCAGTGCAGTTTCAAAGGAGCTCACCAGACTTTTGAAGATACCTGTTGACACTTACAACAATATTTTAACagtcttaaaattaaaacattttcaccCACTCTTTGAGTACTTTGACTATGAGTCCAGAAAAAGCATGAGTTGTTACGTACTTAGCAATGTTCTGGATTATAACACAGAAATTGTCTCTCAGGACCAGGTGGATTCTATAATGAATTTGGTGTCCACGTTGATTCAAGATCAGCCAGATCAGCCTGTAGAAGACCCTGATCCAGAAGACTTTGCTGATGAGCAGAGCCTCGTGGGCCGATTCATTCACCTTCTGAGATCTGAGGACCCTGATCAGCAGTATTTGATTTTAAACACAGCACGAAAACATTttggagctggtggaaatcaacGGATTCGCTTCacactgccacccttggtatttgcaGCATACCAGCTGGCTTTTCGATACAAAGAGAATTCTAAAATGGATgacaaatgggaaaagaaatgcCAGAAGATTTTTTCATTTGCTCACCAGACTATCAGTGCTTTGATCAAAGCAGAGTTGGCAGAATTACCCTTAAGACTTTTTCTTCAAGGAGCTCTAGCAGCTGGAGAAATTGGCTTTGAAAATCATGAAACAGTAGCGTATGAATTTATGTCCCAGGCATTTTCTCTGTATGAAGATGAAATCAGTGATTCCAAAGCACAGCTGGCTGCCATCACCTTAATCATTGGTACTTTTGAAAGGATGAAGTGCTTCAGTGAAGAGAATCACGAGCCATTGAGGACTCAGTGTGCACTTGCTGCTTCCAAACTGCTGAAGAAACCTGATCAGGGCCGTGCTGTGAGCACCTGTGCGCATCTCTTCTGGTCTGGTAGAAACACAGACAAAAACGGAGAGGAGCTTCATGGAGGCAAGAGAGTAATGGAGTGCCTAAAGAAagctctaaaaatagcaaatCAGTGCATGGATCCCTCTCTACAAGTGCAGCTTTTTATAGAAATTCTGAACAGatatatctatttttatgaaaaggaaaatgatgcGGTAACAATTCAGGTTTTAAACCAGCTTATCCAAAAAATTAGAGAAGACCTCACAAATCTTGAATCTAGTGAAGAAACGGAGCAGATTAACAAACATTTTCATAACACACTGGAGCATTTGCGCTTGAGGCGGGAATCACCAGAATCTGAGGGGCCAATTTATGAAGGTCTCATCCTTTAA